One genomic region from Rhizobium rosettiformans encodes:
- a CDS encoding IS3 family transposase (programmed frameshift), with protein sequence MQRRKFSREYKLEAVRLVRERGVGVAQASRDLDVHENVLRKWVREYGSDPAQAFPGQGQMKPEQLEIERLRKEVAKLKAERDNLKKGRRLLCEGRDMKFAFIAKHRSIWPVAWLCEALGVSRSGFHAWLNRSPSQHARYDEALLDKIKDSFKDSDRTYGARRVWHDLLAEGLSCGLHRVERLMRENALRARPRRRGLPKDDGERPVIMPNVLDRQFAAARPNQKWVADFTYLWTAEGWLYVAVVIDLFSRRVVGWSMSTNMTAQLVTDALIMAIWRRGKPDALLHHSDQGSQYTSEQFQRLMADHGITCSMSRSGNVWDNAAMESFFSSLKTERTARKVYRTRDDAKADVFDYIERFYNPKRRHSTLGYLSPMEFENKVGLA encoded by the exons ATGCAACGAAGGAAGTTCAGCCGCGAGTACAAGCTTGAGGCGGTGAGATTGGTTCGAGAGCGTGGGGTCGGCGTTGCGCAGGCATCCCGCGATCTGGATGTTCATGAGAATGTCCTGCGCAAGTGGGTCAGGGAATATGGTTCGGACCCAGCACAGGCGTTTCCTGGTCAGGGACAGATGAAGCCTGAGCAGCTTGAGATCGAGAGGCTTCGGAAAGAAGTGGCCAAGCTGAAGGCGGAGCGTGACA ATCTTAAAAAAGGCCGCCGCCTACTTTGCGAAGGACGTGATATGAAGTTCGCGTTCATTGCAAAGCACCGTTCGATCTGGCCGGTGGCATGGCTCTGCGAAGCGCTGGGTGTATCGCGTTCCGGCTTTCATGCCTGGTTAAACCGGTCTCCGAGCCAGCATGCCCGGTATGACGAGGCTCTGCTCGACAAGATCAAGGACAGCTTCAAGGATAGCGACCGCACCTATGGCGCGCGGCGTGTCTGGCACGACCTCCTCGCCGAAGGCCTCTCCTGTGGCCTGCATCGCGTCGAGCGTCTCATGCGGGAAAATGCATTGAGAGCAAGGCCGAGACGGCGTGGCTTGCCGAAAGACGACGGTGAGCGCCCTGTCATCATGCCGAATGTGCTAGACCGACAGTTCGCGGCAGCAAGACCGAACCAGAAGTGGGTGGCCGATTTTACCTATCTATGGACGGCTGAGGGCTGGCTCTATGTGGCCGTCGTCATCGACCTGTTCTCGCGACGTGTTGTTGGCTGGTCGATGAGCACCAATATGACAGCCCAGCTCGTTACAGATGCGTTGATCATGGCCATCTGGCGCAGAGGCAAGCCAGATGCGCTCCTCCACCATTCGGACCAGGGTAGCCAATACACAAGCGAGCAGTTCCAGCGTCTCATGGCCGACCACGGCATCACATGCTCGATGAGCCGATCCGGCAATGTCTGGGACAATGCCGCGATGGAAAGCTTCTTCTCATCACTCAAAACGGAAAGGACAGCTCGCAAGGTCTACAGGACCAGGGACGATGCAAAGGCGGACGTGTTCGATTACATCGAGCGCTTCTACAATCCAAAGCGTCGCCATTCGACACTGGGCTACCTCAGCCCTATGGAATTTGAAAACAAAGTGGGATTAGCCTAA
- a CDS encoding HsdM family class I SAM-dependent methyltransferase, producing the protein MKLVSHRDPTDTPILRKERGAFFTPAAITRFIASWALRAPGDRVLEPAAGDAAFLVSAVERLRELAPHSKSLPLVHGVEIHAHSANVARQRVADVGGTANIQLSDFFAVNPNRSFNAVIGNPPFIRYQDFTGEARARAREVAIREGVSLTGLASSWAAFTVHSTSFLQPGGRLGFVLPAELLSVNYAAPVRKFLFSRFRDVQLVLFDEQVFPEAEADVVLLLADGYLEGPTSHATIRQTKNAETLAKLGPGQSWTPADPAAKWTSSLVDAAVVHQLRSLMEEGLFSNLETWGDTTLGMVTGNNRYFTLSPERVSELKLGPEELLSVSPPGSSHLRGLSLSNADLEKLGQSGSAIHLFYPSDPPSPAAAAYIADGHRTGVDTAYKCRVRKTWYRVPLIAPADLFLTCMNADTPRITENAANAHHLNSVHGVYLNERYRHLGKQLLPLASLNSVTLLHAEMVGRAYGGGILKIEPREADIWAMPSPTLVASRAERLREVKRSVAKLLDKGRLLDAVQIVDQVLFADVDITAPQLEAVRNARAELANRRTVRSASGR; encoded by the coding sequence GTGAAGCTTGTATCTCACCGCGATCCTACTGATACGCCCATTCTCCGCAAAGAGAGGGGAGCCTTCTTCACACCTGCGGCGATCACGCGTTTCATTGCCAGTTGGGCGCTTCGCGCACCCGGCGATCGGGTGCTCGAACCGGCTGCTGGCGATGCTGCGTTCCTAGTATCTGCGGTCGAGCGCCTCCGCGAACTCGCCCCCCATAGCAAGTCTTTGCCCCTCGTCCATGGCGTAGAAATACATGCCCATAGCGCAAACGTGGCGCGCCAGCGGGTCGCTGATGTCGGGGGCACTGCCAACATTCAGCTTTCGGACTTCTTCGCCGTTAACCCCAACCGATCTTTCAATGCGGTGATCGGGAATCCACCCTTCATCAGGTATCAGGATTTCACCGGAGAGGCGCGAGCCCGTGCTCGCGAGGTCGCCATTCGTGAAGGGGTGTCCCTCACCGGGCTCGCGTCGAGTTGGGCAGCCTTCACTGTGCACTCGACTTCCTTCCTTCAGCCTGGCGGTCGCTTAGGTTTCGTTCTCCCCGCTGAATTGCTTTCGGTGAACTATGCCGCCCCGGTTCGCAAATTCCTGTTCAGTCGGTTCAGGGACGTCCAGCTTGTGCTGTTTGACGAGCAAGTTTTCCCTGAAGCCGAAGCAGATGTAGTGCTTCTTCTTGCCGATGGATATCTTGAGGGTCCTACCTCCCACGCAACTATTCGTCAGACAAAGAACGCTGAGACCCTTGCCAAACTCGGTCCCGGCCAAAGTTGGACACCAGCCGACCCCGCTGCCAAATGGACCAGCAGTCTCGTCGATGCTGCTGTCGTCCATCAGCTGCGGTCTCTAATGGAAGAGGGCCTCTTCTCGAATTTGGAGACCTGGGGCGATACAACGCTCGGGATGGTGACCGGGAACAATAGGTACTTTACCCTTTCTCCTGAGCGCGTCTCCGAACTTAAGCTGGGTCCAGAAGAGCTTCTTAGCGTGTCCCCGCCCGGGAGCTCTCATCTGAGAGGTCTCTCCCTTTCAAACGCAGACCTCGAAAAGCTAGGACAAAGCGGAAGTGCCATTCACCTCTTCTATCCCAGCGACCCTCCGTCGCCGGCAGCTGCTGCGTACATTGCTGATGGGCATCGGACCGGGGTGGACACTGCCTATAAGTGTCGGGTTCGCAAAACGTGGTATCGCGTGCCCCTCATTGCTCCGGCTGACCTTTTTCTCACCTGCATGAATGCAGATACGCCCCGCATCACCGAGAATGCCGCCAATGCTCATCACCTCAACTCTGTCCACGGCGTCTATCTCAATGAGAGATATAGACACCTTGGCAAGCAACTGCTTCCGTTGGCCAGCCTAAACTCCGTGACGTTGCTGCACGCCGAAATGGTTGGCCGCGCTTATGGAGGCGGGATCCTCAAGATCGAGCCGAGGGAGGCGGACATATGGGCGATGCCTTCGCCTACTTTGGTCGCCTCTCGTGCCGAGAGGCTCCGCGAGGTCAAACGCAGCGTTGCAAAACTCCTTGACAAGGGAAGGCTGCTCGATGCGGTGCAAATCGTTGACCAGGTGCTTTTCGCCGACGTTGATATCACCGCGCCCCAGTTGGAAGCTGTCCGAAATGCACGTGCAGAACTGGCGAACCGCCGCACTGTGAGGTCAGCAAGTGGCCGCTAA